In a single window of the Montipora capricornis isolate CH-2021 chromosome 11, ASM3666992v2, whole genome shotgun sequence genome:
- the LOC138023923 gene encoding uncharacterized protein: MFIRPGKKICSRRLNRIDFICYVFLSAFMFTTLLYFGSENFSMNWKRLFLTAPQPRGGLLPQLRFTHLQPLVDMFANLTQGTPNRSDCMFATEEFSDLKELETKQTILLLIIVSTAPSRRDRRDAIRQTWGTKCHGEVRCKFFTDGIQIPKEDKAKLSNEKHIYKDIEFQPVVGGRSFGLRYLYQMMWAAVKYNFTYFLRLDDDYFVCLERLKYELRHRPTKMLRWGWYHCQFRDLIFADEAWTLFTHDVIVRFLSQDPQRILCHPHADQQIAIWINSVFNKSDNLISFDDRRLDHPKNRNKVKIFEKLTNTCDSFMGIHGSSPELMQRFWKYSNDKAKEITALTEISQTCNKPFVFDISKIFKAFRFDLRPCLQNPRWAPGEIMWTGIHSGGKTGPLPCP, translated from the exons ATGTTTATACGCCCCGGGAAGAAAATATGCTCACGTCGATTGAATCGGATTGATTTCATCTGTTACGTGTTTCTTTCTGCTTTTATGTTTACTACGCTGTTGTATTTTGGCAGCGAGAACTTTTCTATGAACTGGAAGAGGTTGTTCCTCACAGCACCTCAACCACGAGGTGGCCTCCTGCCACAACTAAGATTCACACACCTTCAACCACTTGTGGACATGTTCGCTAACTTGACGCAAGGTACACCCAATAGAAGTGATTGCATGTTTGCAACGGAGGAATTCAGTGATTTGAAAGAGCTCGagacaaaacaaaccatccTGCTTCTAATTATTGTATCTACGGCGCCTTCAAGACGAGACAGGAGAGATGCAATAAGACAGACATGGGGGACGAAATGTCACGGAGAG GTGCGGTGCAAGTTTTTCACTGACGGCATTCAAATACCCAAAGAGGATAAGGCGAAACTTTCTaatgaaaaacacatttacAAAGACATAGAATTTCAACCGGTTGTTGGCGGCCGAAGTTTTGGCCTTCGATATCTCTACCAAATGATGTGGGCTGCGGTCAAGTACAACTTCACGTATTTCCTCCGTCTTGACGATGACTATTTCGTGTGCCTTGAGAGGCTCAAATATGAGTTACGCCACAGGCCTACCAAGATGTTAAGATGGGGCTGGTATCACTGTCAATTTAGAGATCTCATTTTCGCGGACGAGGCTTGGACGCTATTTACTCATGACGTCATTGTGCGCTTTTTGTCTCAAGACCCTCAGCGAATCCTTTGTCATCCACACGCTGATCAGCAAATTGCTATTTGGATTAACAGCGTCTTTAATAAAAGCgacaatttaatttcttttgacGATCGAAGGCTTGATCACCCTAAAAATCGGAACAAGGTGAAGATATTTGAAAAGCTGACCAACACATGCGACTCCTTCATGGGTATTCACGGAAGCTCGCCAGAATTAATGCAGAGATTTTGGAAGTACAGTAACGACAAGGCCAAGGAAATCAcagctttaactgaaatttCACAAACATGTAATAAGCCTTTTGTATTTGACatatctaaaatatttaaagccTTTAGATTTGATCTCAGACCCTGTTTACAAAATCCACGATGGGCTCCAGGAGAGATAATGTGGACAGGGATCCATTCAGGGGGAAAGACAGGTCCTCTTCCATGCCCTTAA